A region of the Plasmodium brasilianum strain Bolivian I chromosome Unknown PB_00_01, whole genome shotgun sequence genome:
ATTAAGCTCGAGCGATAAGAGAAATGAAAATGGTTATGTAGATGACTATACAGATTATGTTCGAAGCATGAGAATATACAGCAAAGAAATGAATGAAATATATGAGAGTATGAATAAAAACAGTGAGCTATTAAATAGTATAAAAATGAGAACTGTGCAAAATTCTTTAGATGAAAATTATTCTACTAATAGTAATAAACTCAGCcatacacatgcatatacacaaaaaaatgatCAAGAACAATTTGTTTTCCCATATGCATGtgataaagaagaaaaggaaaaaatttaatagtaAAGTGttgaaaaacatatttaataaaaaggacTTTTCAGTAGATCTACATTTATTGTACTtgatttataaatgtatggaATGGTATTGATACCTTAATGAAAGACCAATCACCTCGAGCTTAAAAATGGAGAAGTGCATTTAAGCGAATTCACATGGGTTCAGGTATGTGTGAAGAAGTACAAAAAgatgtatgaaaaaaaagacacaAAAACAATTGATACacatacattattattttatattttacattttacattttacattttacattttattttttattttttttttttttcccttattcCCCTTTAATTCTGCCCAGTTTCATATATTATCCATCCAACTGCCCCACAGAAGAACTGATTCCAAATATGATTCCCTAAAACGCAAAGGAAAATGCAAAGGGAAAAAACTTTTAAATAGTTACACACGTGTGTCAAGACTATCCGAAACATAAGAAAATCCCACAAGCATGATTttaatatacacatgtacgtTTACGTATGCTAGTTGTCCTGCAAAATGAGTATATTCGATGTTATAGCTATAAGACGAATCACTACCAAGTGCTGTACATGTTAGTTTTACTCGAAGCCATAAGGTTCAATATTTTCTCAggatgtaatatattttaaaaagataatCAGCCAAATGTTCAAGTAATATCGTTGTGCTAACAACTGTATGTTTTGTAAGATAATTTTTGACCATtccaattttaaaaattacctGTACATTTGTATCGGTAAATGGCTTGACATGCACACTGTGAAACTTTGTTCtgtttgcatatatattcatttgctggtatatatatttatttgtgtatatattcatttgtgtatatattcatttgtgtatatattcatttgctggtatatatattcatttgtgtatatattcatttgtgtatatattcatttgtgtatatatttatttgtttgtttattcattAATTCATTTGTTTGTCTCTCATTTTGTctgtttatatgttttctATCCATCTGcttattttttacctttttacgtattcttttttttttttttttccacaaAACTCACGTTCACTTACAGTTTTTAACTATGAGCTCCAAAAATGTCATAACAAATGTTTGCGGTGAaatatactacatatattAGGAATGCAAAATGGAATAATTTTcatcgtatatatatataaaaaaaaaaaaaaaaaaaaaatgatagacttaaaaaatagaacatCCTTTGTGttattgtaaaattaaaaaatccAGAACGttacaaaaaataactaTCAATTTTGTCTAAGTCGTCCTTTAAGTAGTCGTCATTCCATCGTTCTCTCTGTGGgggaaaaaagggaaaaaaaaaagaaagaaaataaacaaataaattgtGGATGAATAAACAGTGCACATATGATGGCTGAGTGTCTGAATAGTTCGACGTGTTGGTACAATCGAAATACTCACAGAACTCACACCGTTTACACCCATCACGACGAATGCGTACCTGCTTAGAGAAGAAAAGCCTATCGTATGTGGTTTTATGCTGCGCACTGTAATGTTGATTATACTTGTCCAGAACAGCTAAACTGGAAAAGCTAATGTCCGGTCTATCGTACTCggtatattcataattatttttgtagaaaataaaataatgaactatatctttttttatttcaaaaatgttgttatttaaataatttgaagTAAAAGAATGGTTTGACTGTTTAACTAAATAGCTAGTAATTCCATTTAAAACATCAGgacaagaaataaaatttaagatTGTATTTGTTTCTATATTTAAAGCTTTAATGAAAAGTTCTTTATCAATTGTATACTTTAGTTCGTTCATACTGACTTGTTCTTTTGTTGTTGGtgttattttataagtattttttatcatagtagtccataaattttttgttatttgagctttttttaataaatctactttataatttcttagtatatttaaaatttcaaatgTCACATGAGTAGCTAATGGGGGTAAGGAACATATACGTTGATATGTTTCTTGTGCCcacatttttactttatcatTTGTGCTTTTCCTTGCTGTATcatctaattttttcaatatatataataaattattatacttaaAGTGATCATGaattatatgttcataattttttaatgaataggTTTGtggaatttttaaaaaatattcctctaacaatatatttgcatCTTGTTCCGAAACTTCTAATTGACTTTCAGATGTTATTTCCATCAATTCTAGTGTATCTTCTGATATCCATCTTTTACTTAAACCACACCAAATTAAATCAGCAGATTTTATTTCCTGACCTGTTAAGGCTAAATAAAATCCTAAGGATCCCCTTAAATTGGCTAGCACGTAAGAAATACCGCCATAaggtaaaaaagaatattttaaattattgtacGAATAAGAAGAATGGAAATAGGCAGAACTGTTGTTCGATAGAAACGATAAAAACCCTGCAGATCCTTTTGTTTTCCCATTACAATACGAAATGAGTGGTTTcttataagaaaataataaataagctAGATCATTaacattttgtaaaatattttttattatatcagaATATTTGATATGCTTCGTTCTTTGATATATTTCTACTATTTTCAATAagtcatataaattataactataattaaatacatCATTATATAACgatgttaaaaataagaatctttttgtataatttacTTCACTGTTCCTTAATTCTTTGTACAACTtgttaattaattttatgttcatgtaattattatttattataactgTATGCATGCCTACATTATTTCGATTGTATACACACTCATCCATATTCCCACAGTTTagataatttgtttttttcaatgCTTCATTATGAACTTCTAAGGGATCTAAATATATCTCGTCATCTTTAAAAATGCTAGTTCTTAACTCTCTGTTCTGAGTAAGATTACTACACCTACCCGGTATCGAAATCACgtcctttaattttttatatttcgaCAACTTTAGATTGTTAAAAAGCATTCTGTTTCAGGCGTTTCTTGCGGTACCTGGAGTGGAGGCGATTGGGCATTTGTTCTTTGCGGAATGTTCTGTCAACCTTTATAACATTTACAGCCTTTATCGCTTTGTAGTTATCACTTTTTGCTGCCTCAAAGCGGATGTAACTGCTTATTAGAGGcctttttcaatatatcTCATCGcgcaaattttaaaatattgtacTTGACGCACTTCGTAAAACCCTTACTATTTTACCTCTCTTTGTGTTTTATCAgcctatatataattctctTTTATTATCTCCTTTAATTTGCCCCTTTaattatctctttttttttttctttttttttttttttccgtgtACCTTTATTTaagatttaattttttttactcaaGCATTTTTGAACATTATGTTTCCGGAAACATCGGCTACTCTGTTTTAGGAGAATTGTTTAACTTTTTCGTGTTtaagataatttaaaaaattaacagtacacattatattttattatcttccATTTCGCCCCATTGGTACTGCTGTTTTTAAACGAACACCTGAGCGGTTAATATGGTTAGCGTTTTTACGCTTTTACGCGTTTTTAAGCTTTTACACCCTTTTACGCGTTTTTAAGCTTTTACACCCTTTTACgcatttttaagtttttacaCGTTTTTAAGCTTTTGCgcatttttaagtttttacGCGTTTTTAAGCTTTTACACCCTTTTACGCGTTTTTAAGCTTTTACACCCTTTTACgcatttttaagtttttacaCGTTTTTAAGCTTTTGCgcatttttaagtttttacaCGTTTTTAAGCTTTTGCgcatttttaagtttttacaCGTTTTTAAGCTTTTGCGCATTTTTAAGCTTTTACACGTTTTTAAGCTTTTATGggtttatccttttttatgcTATGTtgtgcttctttttttttttttgtgaaggagaattttatttttcgtaaTGCTCAACTTACCAGTACTTTGGAAGAAATAAATTGCAgcatataatttgtttttcacAAGTGGGGCTTTTCGATGTGCTGCTTAAATATAAGTATTCTTTCTTTTGATCTATAATCgtccttttaaaattttacgtTGGAGATAATAACAAATTGTGAAAAGTAAAACCTGGGAATTACTAGACACATGAGAGGCAGCATTCagtatatttatgcattgtTCATGCAAAAAGTTATACCCTGTTCATCTAGGAATTATATCAAATGGGgaatttttccctttttctaTAATTCACGTCTTATGAGACAACGTAGGTTGCCTTTTTTTGATGTGTTGTGCTAAATAAAGAATTCTTATTTGAAGAGGACCTCACCATTttagaaaattaataaacatTGTGACCTGTCTTATGAATGAATTAACATGAGGAGAAATCATTATGAATAAACTCGTACGTGAAGAATACAAGACTGTTAGTAATAAAATGTTAAGTTCTTAcattttctataaatataaaaaattaagtaaaataaaggtaaattttaaaatgtatgaCGAACGTggtttcaaaaaataaacatatttttgtgAAGTCGCTTGTAAGTAGTAAGTATGCATATGGGTGCTGCTCCTTCGTCTGCGTCTTCTTCATCTTTCTCATcttatattctttatattccTTATCACATTTCTCTTATATAATActgttctatttttttttaagtttttctATGAAAAGGTTtgatgtatgtatatatatatatatatcttttaaattttaaatggaCGTCAGTGGTGTACTTTTGTTAATTCTAAATTTGGTTTATTTgattgtattttaaaaataaagtgtGTAAATAAGtgcgtatatataagttTGTAAATATTCGAAATTTTGAGTATGTGCAGCATTTCGGAATTATACTAATAAACTGTTAAGAATTAGACtggactttttttttttttttttactttttttgtcGTGCagcatattaattttttttttttttttaaatgcaaatgattatttttatttacatgaaCAGGCAATAATTGTGTTAGTTGTTATTTAAAGTGAATAGGCAAAGCACCTTTAGGAGTATTACATACGCACACGCGTACAGCACATGTGAATGtacttacatatttatatatatatatataaatataaatatgtatatatataaatatgtatatgcacatattcTCGTagatgtttatatatattcatgtatgtgtgtacataaatGCGCTGCGCGAGTGAATTTATCTCATTAAATGTATAGACAACTAACGCAGCGAAATACAACATAAGTGGTAAATTGGTAAAATCACATATTAATGTAAACTTTTTGATAAAATGAGAAAGTTCTGCACGTGttcatatttgttttttgtctatatttttattgtgtGCAATAGGGGAAACAGCTTGAGGTTTCAAAAAGGAGATGGAAATGCCATTGGAGCAGTAGAaggaaatggaaaaaacgGAAGTGGTAATAATGTAAGTACTGatactaataatataaacgCGAAAGAAAGTACTATCAAAAATGgggataataaaattatggtTAAAGAGGAAAAGTCAAATAGTGAAgcaaatacaaatacaaaaaagttacaaaattttgtttcatCAAAAAATGAGAATTTAGGGAATAAAGGAAATGAagaatatttgaaaaatatgtttatatctGATGGTGCTTTTGAAAGTGCAAAAAATGTCTGTGAAAATGTAGTCGTTAAAAATGAGTATTTCAAGagtttttgcaaaaatacagaattatttaaagaaatacaaaaattaaaaaaaaatagtcataatttatatgaacaagTCATAAGTGATTCTTATGAAAATGTTAATACATCCACTTTTAAATTGTTGAAAGATGATGGAGATAAAAAACTAATTATGGAAACAGATGATCACAATCCTAAAGTGTctataatgtttttatatgaaaaactATGTGTTGGTGGTATTCCACTCGTTTGttctaaaatattaaaagttgACAATATATTTGACCTTAATCAaaataatgagaaaaatgaCCTTGTTCAGGAAAACAATTATGTAAATGATATGGAAAAGGAACTGACTACCACAATTAATGAGAATAACGGAGTAGAGGAAAATGTTTCAGATTTGACTGATGATAATACGTAAGGGGGTTAGCGGCGAAAcgggggggaaaaaaaaaaaaaatataatgtgcTTTGTTTTGATTtgttttgatttattttgattCGTTTTGATTtgttttgatttattttgattCGTTTTGATTTGTTCTGATTTGTTTTGATTTGTTTTGATTCGTTTTGATTCGTTTTGATTTGTTTTGATTTGTTTTGATTCGTTTTGATTTGTTTTGATTTGTTTTGATTTGTTTTGATTTGTTTtgatttgttttaattttgatttaatttaatttcaaCGTAATATCAATTGTGCATAATCTGCAGCAATCAttgaaaacttttttttttttttccccttaaaaaattgtaataatttgGCCAAAGGGGTTTGTAGTTCGTAGGAAATTTAGTTTTTCGCTTTTTCGGGCTTTTTGTCTTAATTTTTagacttttaattttaagtaaaacATGGATAAGTACATACACGCGTGTTCGGGCATGCGTGCGGATGTTGTTGTATCTGTGCCTTTGCACAtaactatataaaatatgtgtacatgtttgggtatacatacatatacatgtacatacatatatatacatatatatacataaatatatatatatatatatatatacgtgtatatatatatgtgcgccaatttggaaaaaagaaaaaaaaacgaaattgAAAAACtttaagaatattaaaaattaacaaaaaaaataaaaatataccacgtcttatttaaaaaaaataaatgacaTAGTTAActgtttgaaaaaaaagaaaaagaaattatgcatataatacaaaattaatgACTTATTCCCGGCTAAGGTATTCATCATTCAAGAATTTTAAAGCCAAAAGAATAAAGGTTATAACTTTTTGAATTctttaaaagatatatcattttgataagaaaaaatgaaaaacgcAAGCTGGAGCAAAGGGAAACTTCAGCACAGGAATGCCATCGAGGAATGATGTCAAGTACGCCGTGTTCGCACACATATCGGTgtttgtatgtgtgtgtgcgTGTATCTGTGCATGAATCTGCGTGTACATACGCATATGCATAACGGCACTTTTGCATGAAGAAACCTTTACGGGAAGGGGATCCAAGATATTGCACACAGTTGGATAAGTGCACCCAACTAGTTGCTCATATTgcgacaaaaaaaaaaaaaaaaatatataaaaatgggaTATAACAGGATATGAAAAAGATTAAGaaagcataaaaaaagaatgaaaagaGAAGGATCAAGAGAGATGAAATGGCAAAAAATGGGACAAAATGGGATAAAAAAGTATGTTATGGGCTCCGCatcaaaatgaaaaggtAAACTTTATCAAAACCTTTACCACACAAACACCCCATTTACTGTTCCTAATTGTAAATGGGGTAAACGATACCCGTCGTAACTTGTAATAATGTGTGCAAAGAAGGGGTATATAGAGAATCACACCCACAAGATTTATGTGGTTGCATATAAATTACACAAACGCTTTGTTGAAGGGTCTTCCACCGGGATAGAAATTAACACGGGTATATTACACGAACGAGGGATAATTGCGTGTGTTTGcgtttatgtttatgttttgTTTTCAGCTTGTGCTTTTGTGTTTGtgtgtatatttgtttataccTGTGAGGTGGCGAACAACGGTAGTGCGTTTACGAAGGACATGTTGCATGGGAAACCTTTTCTACCACTCAGTCCTTAGGGAAGAAACTTGCTCCTGCAGATTTGCtatatcctttttaatttttgctcTCCTGTAGAATATAGGACAATCCCTATTCATGCAAATAACATCTACATGTAAGTTCCCTTGGCATCGTTGACATTCTGTCCATAGTTGGAAGAATtcattttgcttatttttaaaatctttcattttttgcatGTAGATAGAAAATTCTTTATTAGCTTTACAATGATTACACAGAGGTGGTTTTTTAATAGAACTATTGCATCCAATACAGCGCAcagctttttttaaaaatttagatAAAGCAGTTTGGCTAGAAgttaaaattgttttatgCCTAGTATGATCTCCACAAAATAATGACTCTGAATTTTGCATAATAACTTCAAATATTCTTGATAAGGTATTTTTAATAGCATCAAGATAATGATTATAATCAATGGCTAAATTATTGTCAAGTACATATAAAGGATCTTCTGCTCTTTCATATTGTGCTTGTCCTTTAGTTCCTTTGATTATAATATAGCTAACTCTATCACCGACATTTGGAGCAGTTGCACTATCTcgttgttttaattttttggcTAATTCAACATGTGGTAACCTAGTTTCATAATCTGTTTTACCTAATGATTTTGTAACAACAAGTAGACTCAtatctatattatttgttaacaattcttttattttacatttagtATATTCGATAGcactatttaaatttttttcaattaacaGTTTATTAAGTACAGTTTCCATCATTTGTTGTATAAGAATACAAAAATCTCTTCTAACCGTTTCGATTCCTTTACAATCCATCTTGTCATGTTTTATTGGATTTGTGTATAACAACCCAGcatatctttttttgtttagaAGTAGATAAGGGCAATATACTTTTTCAAATTCTAATTTAATAGGAGCTAAGAATTCTTTGCTAATTCTTTGTGCTGCATCTTTACCTAAAAACATGGCTTCTTCAATACTGTCTGTTCCAAATTTAACCATAACAGAATCTGTATCTCCATAAACTACTGTAGAGTTATGTTCAAACCCATTCTTTTTACTATAATAACTTTCCACCCTTTCTTTGGTTTTTTCTATCATTGATCTGCCTAAAGTAGTAATGGAAACTGCTACTTCTAAGCATGGCAACTGGCCACCTGAGGACGCACCAGTATAACCATATACTGAATTTGCGGATATCTTTAGAGCTAACTGTCTTCCATTAAGTACCATTTtggtaatattattttgttccttttttatgagttcctttacttttttccttGCATCTATTAGTTCTTCTACTATTAGTGGTAGAATACCtttctttacatttttttttacaaattttagaTTGCTTTTTCCTTGTATGGTAGTAATATCTTCATCCTTTAGCTCcgatatttcattattactttttatcaAAGTAGAATAGCAAAGATTATGTGCAATCATGATAGAAGGATATAGAGAAGCAAAGTCAAGAGTAGATATAGGTTCAATATAATAACCTTTTATGGGTTCTAATACTGTAGCtccttcatatttttcattagtATTGACTTTGATATATGTACTAGGTATAACATAATTTAGCTCTTTACATTTTCTATACAACTGTGATGTTACTTTAATTTGTTGTCCTCGTGTGAGAAGATAAACAAATGGAGTTCCAGTTACTCTTGCCATTTCAAcataattgtatataaatagtaGTTTATCAATAAGTCTTAATGGTAATAATCCATCTTTAATACAATAAGTAGCAATTCTTTTTCTTGATTCTGGACTTTCATTTTGTAATTCGTTCATAATACTATAATGTACATcttctttttgttcttttaaaaattcaaaagaaACATAATTCAGTGTATACGATTTAAGTTTGTAATCTCTTTTTATCAAATCGTATACATCGAACTGTATTCTaccattaatattaatttctttCGTTTCATGTGTTCCAAATTGTTTGGAGGAAAAACTAGATTCCTTCACATTACTActaatgttttttattcttcctagaaattttaatttttttaaatttaatgcAGTTCCtctatttaatatataaggaAGGTCAAAattgataatattatatccTGTGAGAAGATCAGGATCCAATCGAATAATAAACTCATTCCATGCTTCTAACAAagttttttcatcattaaaCCAAATAACGTTTGAGCCCGGTATACTTGCACATTCTTGtagagtaaaaataaattttatgc
Encoded here:
- a CDS encoding enoyl-CoA hydratase-related protein, whose protein sequence is MLFNNLKLSKYKKLKDVISIPGRCSNLTQNRELRTSIFKDDEIYLDPLEVHNEALKKTNYLNCGNMDECVYNRNNVGMHTVIINNNYMNIKLINKLYKELRNSEVNYTKRFLFLTSLYNDVFNYSYNLYDLLKIVEIYQRTKHIKYSDIIKNILQNVNDLAYLLFSYKKPLISYCNGKTKGSAGFLSFLSNNSSAYFHSSYSYNNLKYSFLPYGGISYVLANLRGSLGFYLALTGQEIKSADLIWCGLSKRWISEDTLELMEITSESQLEVSEQDANILLEEYFLKIPQTYSLKNYEHIIHDHFKYNNLLYILKKLDDTARKSTNDKVKMWAQETYQRICSLPPLATHVTFEILNILRNYKVDLLKKAQITKNLWTTMIKNTYKITPTTKEQVSMNELKYTIDKELFIKALNIETNTILNFISCPDVLNGITSYLVKQSNHSFTSNYLNNNIFEIKKDIVHYFIFYKNNYEYTEYDRPDISFSSLAVLDKYNQHYSAQHKTTYDRLFFSKQRERWNDDYLKDDLDKIDTLGSDSSYSYNIEYTHFAGQLAYGIIFGISSSVGQLDG
- a CDS encoding rhoptry neck protein 12, with protein sequence MRKFCTCSYLFFVYIFIVCNRGNSLRFQKGDGNAIGAVEGNGKNGSGNNVSTDTNNINAKESTIKNGDNKIMVKEEKSNSEANTNTKKLQNFVSSKNENLGNKGNEEYLKNMFISDGAFESAKNVCENVVVKNEYFKSFCKNTELFKEIQKLKKNSHNLYEQVISDSYENVNTSTFKLLKDDGDKKLIMETDDHNPKVSIMFLYEKLCVGGIPLVCSKILKVDNIFDLNQNNEKNDLVQENNYVNDMEKELTTTINENNGVEENVSDLTDDNT
- a CDS encoding DNA polymerase delta catalytic subunit, with the protein product MEEMKICPFTNVIAYGSLYEKIKKEKNNELPENYLVEEFDKLLGNYERPNVYDENGVIQISTEEDLLIFQVDLDYTVENLFKNMIYVNENDSSNNKVLNSIYGPYRALLSKDRNFVTVPIIRIYSVTNNGYSVLVNVHNFFPYFYVEKPENFENDDMIKLEIMMNENLNLNNQYKIYDKKILKIEIVKTESLMYFKKNGKRDFLKITVLLPKMVPTLKKFFENIVNVNDKEIGGIVYEANLPFILRYIIDNKITGSSWIKCNRNNFSIRNKNKKLSNCTFEIDINYEHVQPMILEEAYQQIPKLRILSFDIECIKLDGKGFPDAKNDPIIQISSILYLQGDPIDKCIKFIFTLQECASIPGSNVIWFNDEKTLLEAWNEFIIRLDPDLLTGYNIINFDLPYILNRGTALNLKKLKFLGRIKNISSNVKESSFSSKQFGTHETKEININGRIQFDVYDLIKRDYKLKSYTLNYVSFEFLKEQKEDVHYSIMNELQNESPESRKRIATYCIKDGLLPLRLIDKLLFIYNYVEMARVTGTPFVYLLTRGQQIKVTSQLYRKCKELNYVIPSTYIKVNTNEKYEGATVLEPIKGYYIEPISTLDFASLYPSIMIAHNLCYSTLIKSNNEISELKDEDITTIQGKSNLKFVKKNVKKGILPLIVEELIDARKKVKELIKKEQNNITKMVLNGRQLALKISANSVYGYTGASSGGQLPCLEVAVSITTLGRSMIEKTKERVESYYSKKNGFEHNSTVVYGDTDSVMVKFGTDSIEEAMFLGKDAAQRISKEFLAPIKLEFEKVYCPYLLLNKKRYAGLLYTNPIKHDKMDCKGIETVRRDFCILIQQMMETVLNKLLIEKNLNSAIEYTKCKIKELLTNNIDMSLLVVTKSLGKTDYETRLPHVELAKKLKQRDSATAPNVGDRVSYIIIKGTKGQAQYERAEDPLYVLDNNLAIDYNHYLDAIKNTLSRIFEVIMQNSESLFCGDHTRHKTILTSSQTALSKFLKKAVRCIGCNSSIKKPPLCNHCKANKEFSIYMQKMKDFKNKQNEFFQLWTECQRCQGNLHVDVICMNRDCPIFYRRAKIKKDIANLQEQVSSLRTEW